The Rhodocytophaga rosea genome has a segment encoding these proteins:
- a CDS encoding FAD-dependent oxidoreductase produces the protein MDIKHSSKNYDLIIVGAGPVGLATAYHSVKRGFKVLIVEQFDFLNQLSSSSGSTRQFRLQYAEDYMAKLAIESVNYWDELQANSNEILRTKVGSLWFGVEESNSSEGEIKEAIKTMSKLNIVYESLNKNEIEKNFHFRNLPESYTGFFQKDGGTINVAATIRTLRRLCENTNNITFLFNEKVIDIVATDIVKIKTEKQELISEKLLIAAGPYANDLVKHLGVSLKYEIWQMVSAYFKIKDSTKDLPSWFVYEDYIAEDPGYYYGFENCEWSNPSFLRVAPAFANDIFINPNQRKSIPNPTDLKLTSDWVKKRLLFLDPTPHFITTCLAAIPESDKKKMYLDFLNNNGKLNKNVLIFSCGWAFKYVPILGKICSDLIVDENTNYDISHFGIYDEISMSSKVSSKRRLPF, from the coding sequence ATGGATATCAAACACAGTTCAAAAAATTATGATCTGATAATTGTTGGGGCAGGCCCAGTGGGACTTGCCACTGCTTATCATTCTGTGAAAAGAGGATTTAAAGTTTTAATAGTTGAACAATTTGATTTTTTAAATCAATTATCAAGTTCTTCAGGTTCGACACGACAATTTAGACTTCAATACGCAGAAGATTATATGGCTAAGCTAGCCATTGAATCAGTTAATTATTGGGATGAGCTTCAAGCTAATAGCAATGAGATTTTAAGGACAAAAGTAGGTAGTTTATGGTTTGGTGTAGAGGAGTCAAATTCAAGTGAGGGAGAGATTAAAGAGGCTATAAAAACTATGTCTAAATTGAATATTGTTTATGAATCTTTAAATAAAAATGAGATTGAAAAGAATTTTCATTTTAGAAATCTACCTGAGAGTTATACAGGTTTCTTCCAAAAGGATGGAGGTACAATAAATGTAGCTGCAACAATAAGAACTTTAAGGAGACTATGTGAGAATACAAATAATATAACTTTCCTTTTTAATGAAAAAGTAATAGATATAGTTGCAACAGACATAGTTAAAATTAAAACAGAAAAACAAGAACTTATTTCCGAAAAGTTATTAATAGCTGCTGGCCCTTACGCTAATGACTTAGTAAAACATTTAGGTGTTTCTCTTAAATATGAGATTTGGCAAATGGTTTCAGCTTATTTCAAAATTAAGGATTCTACAAAGGACTTACCCTCTTGGTTTGTTTATGAGGACTATATAGCAGAAGACCCTGGCTATTATTATGGGTTTGAAAATTGTGAATGGTCTAATCCCAGTTTCCTTCGAGTAGCACCCGCCTTTGCAAATGATATTTTTATCAATCCAAATCAAAGGAAGTCTATACCTAATCCCACTGATCTTAAATTAACCTCAGATTGGGTAAAGAAGAGACTTCTATTTTTAGATCCTACTCCTCATTTTATAACTACTTGTCTTGCTGCAATTCCAGAAAGTGACAAAAAGAAAATGTATTTAGACTTTTTAAATAATAATGGAAAATTAAATAAGAATGTATTGATATTTTCATGTGGGTGGGCTTTTAAATATGTTCCTATACTTGGCAAAATATGTTCTGATCTTATTGTAGACGAAAATACTAATTATGACATAAGCCACTTTGGGATCTATGATGAAATTTCAATGTCCTCAAAAGTCTCTTCAAAAAGAAGATTACCATTTTAA
- a CDS encoding M36 family metallopeptidase: protein MKGLKAKIEKHPERNTPRRFYDIESNASNEKPEKIAEEILGSIAPKLKINPDLSQLKFDKTKESILGHHVLYQQYFEGVPISGAWIRVDIDPEGKVYNINNDLVPETVLKRAEKLNSKKAGGDASPNMPQLDVEEAKKRALEISGAKANDLSEILESELVYYPKEGVPTLAWKIIVKSQKPVGEWKIYLDAITGGIIDKINMLRTLEGQGKVFDPNPVVTLKDTSLEDNAQIPDAAYRLVPLRDLSNSGMLDGPYVTTKLTPNRVKRSDAKFIFRREERAFKEVMVYFHIDRVQRYIQQLGFTNILNRPIEVNIDGIREDNSFYSPSTKSLTFGTGGVDDAEDAEIILHEYGHAILDDQVPGFGPRGEARAMGEGFGDYLAASFFSDNKPDVLKPTVGNWDAVAYSGAEPPCLRRLDSNKKYPKDIVGEEHDDGEIWSACLWELRKALGGRTSDQLVIAHHFLLTPTTKFEEAANALITADKRLNDGRNENTIRDIFIRRGILPNPRRKNKRAGVPFEDISLNGKGI from the coding sequence ATGAAAGGTTTAAAAGCAAAAATTGAAAAGCATCCAGAACGGAATACGCCTCGTCGTTTTTATGACATAGAATCTAATGCAAGCAATGAAAAACCAGAAAAAATTGCTGAAGAAATTTTAGGAAGTATAGCTCCAAAACTTAAGATTAATCCTGATTTATCACAATTAAAATTTGATAAAACTAAAGAAAGTATTTTAGGACATCATGTCTTATATCAACAATATTTTGAAGGTGTTCCAATTTCAGGCGCATGGATAAGAGTAGATATAGATCCTGAAGGCAAAGTATATAATATAAATAATGATTTAGTGCCCGAGACTGTTCTCAAAAGAGCTGAAAAATTAAATTCAAAGAAGGCAGGTGGAGACGCATCACCTAATATGCCTCAACTGGACGTTGAGGAGGCAAAAAAACGTGCTCTAGAAATAAGTGGTGCTAAGGCAAATGATCTTAGTGAAATATTAGAATCTGAACTAGTTTATTATCCGAAAGAGGGTGTTCCAACTCTAGCCTGGAAAATAATTGTTAAGTCTCAAAAGCCGGTTGGAGAATGGAAGATCTATCTTGATGCAATTACAGGAGGAATCATAGATAAGATAAACATGTTACGAACATTAGAAGGTCAAGGCAAAGTATTTGATCCAAACCCAGTTGTTACCTTGAAAGATACATCACTTGAGGATAATGCCCAAATACCAGATGCTGCCTACCGTTTAGTACCTCTAAGAGATTTAAGTAACAGTGGTATGCTCGATGGCCCATATGTAACAACAAAGCTCACACCAAATAGAGTAAAAAGAAGCGATGCTAAGTTTATATTTAGACGAGAAGAGCGCGCTTTCAAAGAAGTAATGGTATATTTTCATATTGATCGGGTACAGAGGTATATTCAACAACTAGGTTTCACTAATATTCTCAATCGTCCAATAGAAGTCAATATAGATGGAATACGTGAGGATAACTCCTTCTATAGCCCTAGCACAAAGTCATTAACCTTTGGTACAGGTGGGGTTGATGATGCCGAGGATGCTGAAATAATTCTGCATGAATATGGACATGCAATTCTAGATGATCAAGTTCCAGGATTTGGGCCAAGAGGAGAAGCACGAGCTATGGGGGAAGGTTTTGGAGATTACCTGGCAGCAAGTTTTTTCTCAGACAACAAACCTGATGTACTCAAGCCTACGGTAGGAAATTGGGACGCAGTAGCTTATAGTGGTGCAGAACCACCATGTCTGAGAAGACTAGATAGCAACAAAAAATATCCAAAAGATATAGTAGGTGAAGAGCATGATGATGGAGAAATTTGGTCAGCTTGTCTTTGGGAACTACGTAAAGCACTTGGTGGAAGAACATCCGATCAGTTAGTGATAGCTCATCATTTTTTACTTACTCCAACAACAAAATTTGAGGAGGCAGCTAATGCATTGATTACAGCAGATAAAAGATTGAATGACGGCCGCAATGAAAATACAATCCGGGATATATTTATCCGTAGAGGTATTTTGCCGAATCCCAGAAGAAAAAATAAGCGTGCAGGTGTGCCTTTTGAAGATATTAGCCTTAATGGAAAAGGTATCTAA
- a CDS encoding NAD(P)-binding protein, with the protein MSLSLKKFDFSTLQTDIAIVGAGISGLYSGWRLLNGEFRGASRYSGMNPTVSIFEMSNRVGGRLFSVKNYPGMTNIVAELGA; encoded by the coding sequence ATGTCATTAAGTTTAAAGAAATTTGATTTCAGCACTCTACAAACTGATATTGCAATAGTTGGAGCAGGTATTTCTGGACTATATTCTGGTTGGAGATTATTGAATGGAGAATTTAGGGGAGCGTCGAGGTATTCTGGCATGAACCCCACTGTATCTATATTTGAAATGAGTAACAGGGTAGGAGGGCGACTTTTCTCTGTAAAGAATTATCCAGGAATGACAAATATAGTAGCTGAACTGGGGGCATGA
- a CDS encoding transposase gives MSIEATVHVCLLEYVQKLWDWSWQVVLRSDEGKGFKVLPRMWVVERTFAWILNARRLNKDNEKSRRNSQSMVYLAMIPIMINRLK, from the coding sequence ATGTCAATAGAAGCTACCGTACATGTATGTCTGCTAGAATATGTTCAAAAGCTATGGGACTGGTCTTGGCAGGTAGTGCTCAGAAGTGATGAAGGGAAAGGCTTCAAAGTTCTGCCTAGAATGTGGGTGGTAGAGCGTACATTTGCCTGGATTCTCAATGCCAGACGATTGAATAAAGACAATGAAAAGAGTAGACGCAATAGCCAATCAATGGTCTATTTAGCCATGATACCAATAATGATTAACCGCCTTAAATAG
- a CDS encoding flavin monoamine oxidase family protein, whose protein sequence is MDHQKIAYNLINNVFKLKSEDFPMGDKDKNIIYLRGQRFNESLFGRTGFITNYNLNEAFQGKHPDDLFTFIVNNVLVDNKLDAGPKDRQTWDKIKENLTYHRGPDKGEKLSNMGFWNLIKDQIGNEGYNYLSDASAYYSNTINWNAAEAMPYIIGDFVGDVKYNTIEGGFDRIAEELAKAFIVEGGEIFIESQLINFRHNKDDKYPYRYILEIRNTTDNIEHFVYCNDIILAMPRRSLELINQDNCLFENGENVELLHNLRSVLGEPSFKLLMAFTAEPNQKPWWYNELGITHGRSITDLPIRQCYYFGSDPYTHASLMLASYNDMRTVDFWKPLEISDPSKANYKSSVNSESGLERFTPKSTSFVSKKDLEIASKKYKQAPERMVAHTLDQLREMHGLKFIEEPFTTMYENWNDDPYGGGYHAWKARYDVGKVMKYMRRPKQDENIYICGEAYSDQQGWIEGALCVAEKMMQDEFNMSKPSEWLDDNYYLGR, encoded by the coding sequence ATGGACCATCAAAAAATTGCATACAACTTAATCAATAATGTATTTAAGTTGAAAAGTGAAGACTTTCCCATGGGTGATAAAGATAAAAATATAATTTATCTAAGAGGTCAAAGATTTAATGAGTCATTGTTTGGAAGGACTGGGTTTATTACTAATTACAATTTGAACGAAGCATTTCAGGGAAAACATCCTGATGATTTATTTACCTTTATAGTTAACAATGTACTTGTAGATAACAAATTAGATGCAGGGCCTAAAGACAGGCAAACTTGGGATAAGATAAAAGAAAATCTGACTTATCATAGAGGTCCAGATAAAGGAGAGAAGCTAAGTAATATGGGTTTTTGGAATTTAATAAAAGATCAGATCGGTAATGAAGGATACAACTATTTATCTGATGCAAGCGCTTACTACTCAAATACAATCAATTGGAATGCAGCTGAGGCAATGCCTTATATAATTGGAGATTTTGTAGGAGATGTAAAATATAATACTATTGAAGGAGGATTTGATAGAATTGCTGAAGAACTTGCGAAGGCTTTTATTGTAGAAGGTGGTGAAATATTCATTGAAAGTCAATTGATAAATTTTAGACATAATAAGGATGATAAATATCCCTATAGATATATATTAGAAATAAGAAATACTACAGATAACATTGAGCATTTTGTTTATTGCAATGATATAATATTGGCAATGCCAAGAAGGTCACTTGAGTTAATTAATCAAGATAATTGCCTTTTTGAGAATGGTGAAAATGTTGAGCTATTACATAATTTAAGATCTGTCCTTGGTGAGCCTTCTTTTAAGCTTCTAATGGCTTTTACTGCTGAGCCAAATCAAAAACCATGGTGGTATAATGAATTAGGAATAACGCATGGTAGATCAATAACAGATTTACCAATACGACAGTGCTACTATTTTGGCTCAGACCCATATACACATGCTTCCCTCATGCTTGCAAGTTATAATGATATGAGAACAGTTGACTTTTGGAAACCTTTAGAAATATCGGATCCTAGCAAAGCAAATTACAAATCATCAGTTAATTCAGAAAGTGGATTAGAAAGATTTACTCCTAAATCAACGAGTTTTGTTTCTAAAAAAGACTTGGAGATTGCAAGTAAAAAATATAAGCAAGCACCTGAACGAATGGTTGCTCATACTTTAGATCAGTTGAGAGAAATGCATGGTTTAAAATTTATAGAAGAGCCGTTTACTACAATGTACGAAAATTGGAATGATGACCCTTATGGTGGTGGTTACCATGCTTGGAAGGCAAGATACGATGTTGGAAAAGTAATGAAGTATATGAGGCGGCCCAAGCAAGATGAAAATATTTATATATGTGGCGAAGCGTACAGTGATCAGCAAGGCTGGATTGAAGGAGCTTTATGTGTTGCAGAAAAGATGATGCAGGATGAATTTAATATGTCTAAGCCATCAGAATGGTTAGATGATAACTATTATTTAGGACGATAA
- a CDS encoding M28 family metallopeptidase — protein MKIIFFELEQTLIDKGRLIPGVVEVLSKLQSVQDSHNEVSELALISCNNQENIDSDKRLNHFHSIVKDNGILHFFEPLSEKITFPDNGHKKISENTFRDAINKIRVGLSYHHTIFISANQSHVTLARSLGMTSIHYKGTVNEKAEIDNLDDLLALINRLLLYSPCGKRLNEAKGFTISHSNKSKKIDSEIKSITERVDTNQLLENITKLTEFGTRWSYSPEISKVPIWIFDQFQRIGYSIEKEIQYQPFELPNSQPQMNVLCGNKDKDMIIVCSHYDSISETPSFSAPGADDNASGVAATLELARIFRNIPLKRNIMFAVFGGEEQGLYGSAACAEKASQEKWPIDVVINLDMISYKQTGALSKIIVEYDQGNKNSNNDAAAKAFGLTMAQAATDYTSLEVAHTDIWNSDYIPFEAKGFACIGAYNATDNPFYHKVSDTIDKIDITHLAEVVKMVAATILILGK, from the coding sequence ATGAAAATAATCTTTTTCGAACTTGAGCAAACACTTATAGATAAGGGCAGACTGATTCCAGGAGTTGTTGAAGTATTATCTAAACTTCAATCTGTTCAAGATTCACATAATGAAGTTTCAGAACTGGCTCTTATTTCCTGTAATAATCAAGAGAATATTGATTCAGATAAAAGATTAAACCATTTTCACAGTATTGTGAAAGATAATGGCATTTTGCATTTCTTTGAGCCGTTGTCCGAAAAAATAACTTTCCCGGACAACGGCCATAAAAAAATCTCTGAAAATACATTCAGAGATGCAATAAATAAAATTCGGGTTGGATTATCTTATCATCATACAATTTTTATTAGTGCAAATCAAAGTCACGTTACCTTAGCACGTAGTTTAGGAATGACGTCTATTCATTACAAAGGCACGGTAAATGAAAAAGCTGAGATTGACAATTTAGATGATTTATTAGCTCTAATAAATCGTTTACTATTATACTCACCTTGCGGCAAGAGGTTGAATGAAGCTAAAGGTTTTACAATCAGCCATAGCAATAAAAGTAAAAAAATTGATTCAGAAATAAAGTCAATAACTGAAAGAGTAGATACAAATCAGCTGCTAGAAAACATTACAAAATTAACTGAATTTGGTACCCGCTGGTCTTACTCTCCTGAAATTTCAAAAGTACCTATTTGGATTTTTGATCAATTTCAGAGGATTGGGTATTCTATTGAAAAAGAAATTCAGTATCAACCATTTGAGTTACCAAATAGTCAGCCTCAAATGAATGTTCTATGTGGCAATAAGGATAAAGATATGATCATAGTATGCTCCCATTATGATTCTATATCTGAAACCCCTTCATTTAGCGCACCAGGGGCAGATGATAATGCATCTGGAGTTGCTGCAACTCTAGAGTTGGCAAGAATTTTTAGAAACATACCATTAAAACGTAACATTATGTTTGCAGTATTTGGTGGTGAAGAGCAAGGGCTTTATGGATCTGCTGCCTGTGCAGAAAAAGCTTCACAGGAAAAATGGCCTATTGATGTTGTTATCAATTTAGACATGATATCATATAAACAAACTGGTGCTTTATCAAAGATTATTGTTGAATATGATCAGGGAAATAAAAATTCCAATAACGATGCAGCCGCTAAAGCATTTGGTTTGACCATGGCCCAAGCAGCAACTGATTATACATCTTTAGAAGTTGCACATACTGATATTTGGAATAGTGATTACATACCTTTTGAAGCAAAAGGTTTCGCTTGTATTGGAGCCTATAATGCTACTGATAATCCATTTTATCATAAAGTTTCCGATACAATAGACAAAATAGATATAACTCATCTTGCCGAAGTAGTAAAAATGGTTGCTGCCACAATCCTTATTCTTGGTAAATAA
- a CDS encoding IS481 family transposase — protein sequence MTTQQIHSIKARETWLKVYQDLGSVAKAARRCGIARSTLYRWIERFKELGKEGLKDKSKRPHKLFRLKVTEEQEQLILSIRKKYKYGQKRISAHLLRHHGLKLSSTTVWRILHKHQVAPVKKTRRSTKRKRYNRPVPGDRVQIDVTKIGPKCYQFTAIDDCTRLRVLRLYPDKTADRSLTFLKEIIKAFPFPIQRIQTDWGTEFFNYLFQEALADHCIKFRPIKPRSPHLNGKVERSQQTDKVEFYSVLNLKDKSLNLTGELTQWEEFYNKQRMHSSLQGKTPWEKYLEVQQQVPTHEQIRQLYAQKKEDILARNYTFIQWKKKQALS from the coding sequence ATGACAACTCAACAAATTCACTCTATCAAAGCCAGAGAGACCTGGCTGAAAGTCTACCAAGATTTAGGTTCTGTTGCCAAAGCTGCCCGTCGTTGTGGCATAGCCCGTTCCACTTTATATAGATGGATAGAACGATTTAAAGAATTGGGTAAAGAAGGATTAAAAGATAAGTCCAAGCGTCCTCACAAATTATTCAGACTCAAAGTCACAGAGGAGCAGGAGCAACTCATTCTTTCGATTAGAAAAAAGTATAAGTATGGACAGAAAAGAATTAGTGCTCATCTACTTAGGCATCACGGATTAAAGCTTTCTAGCACGACCGTCTGGCGGATCTTGCATAAACATCAAGTGGCACCTGTAAAGAAAACTCGCCGCTCAACAAAAAGAAAAAGATATAATCGGCCTGTACCCGGTGATCGGGTGCAGATTGATGTAACCAAGATAGGTCCTAAATGCTATCAATTTACAGCTATTGATGATTGTACCCGCTTACGAGTGCTACGACTATATCCGGATAAAACAGCGGATCGATCTCTTACTTTTCTGAAAGAAATTATCAAAGCTTTTCCTTTCCCCATCCAACGCATTCAAACGGATTGGGGAACAGAGTTCTTTAACTATCTTTTTCAGGAAGCCCTGGCTGACCATTGCATCAAATTCCGGCCCATCAAACCTCGTAGCCCACACCTGAATGGGAAAGTGGAACGATCACAGCAGACGGATAAAGTAGAATTTTATAGTGTGCTCAACCTGAAGGATAAAAGCTTGAATCTAACAGGAGAGCTCACTCAATGGGAAGAGTTCTATAATAAACAAAGAATGCATTCTTCTCTACAAGGTAAAACCCCTTGGGAGAAATATCTGGAGGTACAACAGCAAGTACCTACCCATGAGCAGATACGGCAGCTGTATGCGCAGAAGAAGGAAGATATCCTAGCCAGAAATTATACTTTTATTCAATGGAAGAAAAAGCAGGCTTTGTCTTGA